One window of Paroedura picta isolate Pp20150507F chromosome 2, Ppicta_v3.0, whole genome shotgun sequence genomic DNA carries:
- the GPR176 gene encoding G-protein coupled receptor 176 isoform X1, with amino-acid sequence MFGKKKEKQRLAMGYNASWAAGNASERGLPQAIAGALNASSAHTVATNRSTHGIGTLGDVEYRAGQTYRHFTTTVQIVIFIGSLLGNFIVLWSTCRMSVFKSVTNRFIKNLACSGICASLVCVPFDIILSASPHCCWWIYTMAFCKIIKFLHKVFCSVTILSFPAIALDRYYSVLYPLERKISDARSRDLVIYIWAHAMVASIPVFALTNSSDIYAMSSCTEPWSYSIGHLVYVIIYNITTVIVPVAVVFLFMVLIRRALSASQKKKVIIAALRTPQNTISIPYASQRESELHAMLLSMVMIFIFCSIPYMILVIYRTVLSSSAPSVFLLLTAIWLPKISLLANPLLFLTVNKSVRKCLVGTIVRLHRRYSRRNVVSSGSTADANLEPHVRSGSQLLEMFHIGQQQIFRPTEDEEENETKSIGSSDYQQKEIPTTSLDVEQTSVGRTMPHVVADSAAQVAPAMPTEAELANEKYSMQLGFGPFELPPQWLSENRNSKKRLLPPLGNTPEELIQTKQPKCKAERKISRNNKVSIFPKVDS; translated from the exons ATGTTCggcaagaagaaggaaaaacaacGCCTCGCCATGGGGTACAATGCGAGCTGGGCTGCAGGCAACGCGAGTgagcgggggctccctcaggcgatCGCCGGCGCTTTGAACGCTTCCAGCGCGCACACTGTGGCGACCAACAGAAGCACCCATGGGATCGGAACTTTAGGAGACGTGGAATACAGAGCAGGACAAACCTATAGACATTTTACTACCACCGTACAAATTGTCATCTTCATAGGCTCTTTGCTAG GAAACTTCATAGTCTTGTGGTCAACATGCAGGATGTCGGTTTTTAAGTCTGTAACTAATCGGTTTATTAAAAACCTGGCCTGCTCGGGGATCTGTGCCAGCCTAGTCTGTGTGCCTTTTGACATCATCCTCAGTGCCAGTCCACACTGCTGTTGGTGGATCTATACCATGGCCTTCTGTAAGATCATCAAGTTCTTGCACAAAGTCTTCTGCTCAGTGACCATCCTGAGTTTTCCTGCCATTGCTCTAGATAG GTATTATTCAGTTTTATACCCACTTGAAAGGAAAATATCAGATGCTAGGTCTCGCGATCTGGTGATCTACATCTGGGCACATGCCATGGTGGCAAGCATTCCTGTATTTGCGCTGACCAACAGCTCCGATATTTACGCAATGTCCTCTTGCACTGAACCCTGGAGTTACTCCATTGGCCATTTGGTATATGTAATCATTTACAATATTACCACTGTGATAGTGCCGGTGGCTGTGGTGTTTCTCTTTATGGTCCTTATCCGCAGGGCCCTGAGTGCCAGCCAGAAGAAAAAAGTCATCATAGCTGCCTTAAGAACACCTCAGAATACCATTTCTATTCCTTATGCCTCCCAGAGGGAATCTGAACTTCATGCCATGCTGCTGTCCATGGTCATGATCTTTATCTTCTGCAGTATTCCCTATATGATTTTGGTGATCTACCGTACTGTATTGAGTTCTTCTGCCCCTTCTGTGTTCTTGCTTCTCACTGCCATCTGGCTGCCCAAAATATCACTGCTAGCCAATCCTTTGCTCTTCTTGACTGTTAACAAATCTGTTCGTAAATGTCTAGTAGGAACAATTGTGCGGCTACACCGAAGATACAGTCGGAGGAATGTTGTCAGTTCTGGAAGTACTGCAGATGCCAACTTGGAGCCTCATGTCCGATCTGGTAGCCAGCTACTTGAAATGTTTCACATTGGGCAACAACAAATTTTCAGACCTACAGAAGATGAGgaggaaaatgaaacaaaatctatTGGTTCCAGTGACTACCAGCAGAAAGAAATCCCTACAACCAGCTTAGATGTGGAACAGACTTCGGTTGGGAGGACTATGCCGCATGTGGTTGCAGACTCTGCCGCACAAGTGGCTCCTGCTATGCCCACAGAAGCAGAATTGGCCAATGAAAAGTATTCAATGCAGCTAGGCTTTGGGCCCTTTGAGCTGCCTCCCCAGTGGCTCTCAGAAAATCGGAACAGTAAGAAAAGA
- the GPR176 gene encoding G-protein coupled receptor 176 isoform X2, with translation MSVFKSVTNRFIKNLACSGICASLVCVPFDIILSASPHCCWWIYTMAFCKIIKFLHKVFCSVTILSFPAIALDRYYSVLYPLERKISDARSRDLVIYIWAHAMVASIPVFALTNSSDIYAMSSCTEPWSYSIGHLVYVIIYNITTVIVPVAVVFLFMVLIRRALSASQKKKVIIAALRTPQNTISIPYASQRESELHAMLLSMVMIFIFCSIPYMILVIYRTVLSSSAPSVFLLLTAIWLPKISLLANPLLFLTVNKSVRKCLVGTIVRLHRRYSRRNVVSSGSTADANLEPHVRSGSQLLEMFHIGQQQIFRPTEDEEENETKSIGSSDYQQKEIPTTSLDVEQTSVGRTMPHVVADSAAQVAPAMPTEAELANEKYSMQLGFGPFELPPQWLSENRNSKKRLLPPLGNTPEELIQTKQPKCKAERKISRNNKVSIFPKVDS, from the exons ATGTCGGTTTTTAAGTCTGTAACTAATCGGTTTATTAAAAACCTGGCCTGCTCGGGGATCTGTGCCAGCCTAGTCTGTGTGCCTTTTGACATCATCCTCAGTGCCAGTCCACACTGCTGTTGGTGGATCTATACCATGGCCTTCTGTAAGATCATCAAGTTCTTGCACAAAGTCTTCTGCTCAGTGACCATCCTGAGTTTTCCTGCCATTGCTCTAGATAG GTATTATTCAGTTTTATACCCACTTGAAAGGAAAATATCAGATGCTAGGTCTCGCGATCTGGTGATCTACATCTGGGCACATGCCATGGTGGCAAGCATTCCTGTATTTGCGCTGACCAACAGCTCCGATATTTACGCAATGTCCTCTTGCACTGAACCCTGGAGTTACTCCATTGGCCATTTGGTATATGTAATCATTTACAATATTACCACTGTGATAGTGCCGGTGGCTGTGGTGTTTCTCTTTATGGTCCTTATCCGCAGGGCCCTGAGTGCCAGCCAGAAGAAAAAAGTCATCATAGCTGCCTTAAGAACACCTCAGAATACCATTTCTATTCCTTATGCCTCCCAGAGGGAATCTGAACTTCATGCCATGCTGCTGTCCATGGTCATGATCTTTATCTTCTGCAGTATTCCCTATATGATTTTGGTGATCTACCGTACTGTATTGAGTTCTTCTGCCCCTTCTGTGTTCTTGCTTCTCACTGCCATCTGGCTGCCCAAAATATCACTGCTAGCCAATCCTTTGCTCTTCTTGACTGTTAACAAATCTGTTCGTAAATGTCTAGTAGGAACAATTGTGCGGCTACACCGAAGATACAGTCGGAGGAATGTTGTCAGTTCTGGAAGTACTGCAGATGCCAACTTGGAGCCTCATGTCCGATCTGGTAGCCAGCTACTTGAAATGTTTCACATTGGGCAACAACAAATTTTCAGACCTACAGAAGATGAGgaggaaaatgaaacaaaatctatTGGTTCCAGTGACTACCAGCAGAAAGAAATCCCTACAACCAGCTTAGATGTGGAACAGACTTCGGTTGGGAGGACTATGCCGCATGTGGTTGCAGACTCTGCCGCACAAGTGGCTCCTGCTATGCCCACAGAAGCAGAATTGGCCAATGAAAAGTATTCAATGCAGCTAGGCTTTGGGCCCTTTGAGCTGCCTCCCCAGTGGCTCTCAGAAAATCGGAACAGTAAGAAAAGA